A part of Candidatus Thorarchaeota archaeon genomic DNA contains:
- a CDS encoding alpha-ketoacid dehydrogenase subunit beta, protein MTEMTYRDALRAGLREEMLRDNRVFLLGEDIGRNWGGAFSVTKGLAEEFGDDRVRDTPISENTIVGAAVGAAITGLLPVAEIMFGDLIALAMDQVCNQAAKMRYMFGGQTSVPLVVRTVFGGGKNIASHHSQSLEAWFMHTPGLKVAVPAFASDVKGLIKAAIRDPNPVMFFEHKLVYDKKEEVPDGDYVIPLGEAKVRREGTDVTVWGTFMMVHKALAVAQELAKEGISVEVIDPRTLVPLDKKTLIDSVKKTGRLVLVTEETKTGATTAEVAAVVQEEAFDWLDAPIKRVNAPDTPVPFAPSLENRFIPDEKRITEAIREVLK, encoded by the coding sequence ATGACCGAGATGACGTACAGAGATGCACTCAGGGCAGGACTCAGAGAGGAGATGCTGAGAGACAACAGGGTGTTTCTACTTGGCGAGGACATCGGAAGGAACTGGGGCGGAGCATTCTCAGTCACCAAGGGTCTGGCTGAAGAGTTCGGCGACGACAGGGTGAGAGACACACCCATATCCGAGAACACTATTGTCGGAGCTGCAGTGGGAGCGGCGATAACCGGCCTGCTTCCGGTGGCAGAGATAATGTTTGGCGACCTGATTGCCTTGGCGATGGACCAAGTGTGCAACCAAGCCGCCAAGATGAGATACATGTTTGGTGGTCAGACATCTGTGCCACTGGTAGTAAGAACTGTCTTCGGTGGCGGAAAGAACATCGCATCCCATCACAGCCAGTCACTGGAAGCATGGTTTATGCACACTCCAGGACTCAAGGTTGCGGTCCCGGCATTCGCCTCCGATGTGAAAGGACTAATCAAGGCAGCCATTCGCGACCCGAATCCAGTCATGTTCTTCGAACACAAGCTGGTCTACGACAAGAAGGAGGAGGTCCCCGATGGTGACTACGTGATACCTCTGGGCGAGGCAAAGGTCAGGAGAGAGGGCACGGATGTCACTGTGTGGGGTACGTTCATGATGGTACACAAGGCCCTTGCTGTGGCTCAGGAGCTGGCCAAGGAGGGCATAAGTGTAGAGGTCATTGACCCCAGAACGCTGGTGCCACTGGACAAGAAGACTCTCATCGACTCCGTCAAGAAGACAGGTCGTCTGGTACTGGTCACCGAGGAGACCAAGACTGGAGCCACGACTGCTGAAGTGGCTGCGGTAGTTCAGGAGGAAGCCTTTGACTGGCTCGATGCACCGATCAAGAGAGTGAATGCGCCCGACACACCTGTCCCATTCGCACCCAGCCTAGAGAACCGCTTCATTCCAGATGAGAAGAGAATCACTGAGGCAATAAGAGAGGTTCTCAAGTAG
- a CDS encoding 2-oxo acid dehydrogenase subunit E2: MVATMIMQRMSVAMEYGVILKWLKKEGDPVKKGEPVVEIFGEKNEFELEAPEDGILLKILCDVNDEIPISEPIAYIGKKGDTIPDARPKKMNVPVPQAAVSVSTPKSVTSAPTPSSSALLPDGRVRASPRARMRAKAAGIDLTKVTGTGPEGRVVERDVLSFQPPAAAPSETTPPADDRRIRTVEPMSPLRRTIARRMTQSAQNPHITMITEIDMTEVVTLREMINASPERQNGVRVSFNDIIVKAVADVLERFPRFNATLVGNELHCYEDINIGVAMATPEGLIVVNVRRANKKSITQIAQETKMMAKKAREGTLSADEMTGTTFTVSNLGPFEVDLFIPVINPPEAAILALGQIKKKPVVVDDKIVIRSMMMASCAVDHRILDGAPAGQFLAALKSTLERPFFMSI, from the coding sequence ATGGTCGCCACGATGATTATGCAACGGATGAGTGTGGCCATGGAATATGGCGTGATTCTAAAGTGGCTCAAGAAGGAGGGTGACCCGGTGAAGAAGGGAGAACCCGTGGTCGAGATCTTCGGGGAAAAGAACGAGTTTGAGCTCGAGGCGCCAGAAGACGGGATACTCCTCAAGATACTCTGCGATGTCAACGATGAGATTCCAATATCGGAGCCCATTGCATACATAGGGAAGAAGGGGGACACCATCCCGGACGCCAGACCAAAGAAGATGAACGTGCCCGTGCCTCAGGCGGCTGTGAGTGTGTCTACTCCCAAGTCTGTTACGAGCGCACCGACTCCATCGTCAAGCGCACTGCTCCCCGACGGCAGAGTCAGGGCGTCACCTAGAGCGAGAATGAGAGCCAAGGCTGCCGGTATCGACCTGACCAAGGTGACCGGTACAGGTCCAGAGGGGAGAGTCGTAGAGAGAGATGTTCTGTCATTCCAACCTCCTGCTGCAGCCCCGTCTGAAACAACACCACCGGCCGATGACAGAAGGATTCGGACCGTCGAACCAATGAGTCCGCTTCGCCGCACCATCGCAAGGAGGATGACACAGAGCGCTCAGAACCCGCACATAACGATGATAACGGAGATTGACATGACCGAGGTCGTGACGTTGCGGGAGATGATAAACGCCAGCCCTGAGAGACAGAACGGTGTGAGGGTCTCATTCAACGATATAATAGTAAAGGCGGTGGCTGACGTCCTTGAGAGATTCCCAAGATTCAATGCAACACTTGTAGGCAACGAACTCCACTGCTACGAGGACATTAACATAGGCGTTGCCATGGCCACTCCCGAGGGACTCATCGTAGTGAATGTGAGGAGAGCAAACAAGAAGTCCATCACTCAGATAGCTCAGGAAACCAAGATGATGGCCAAGAAAGCGAGGGAGGGTACGCTCTCAGCAGATGAGATGACGGGCACCACCTTCACAGTCTCCAATCTTGGCCCATTTGAGGTGGACCTTTTTATCCCTGTCATCAATCCTCCAGAAGCAGCAATCCTAGCACTTGGGCAGATAAAGAAGAAACCCGTCGTTGTGGACGACAAGATAGTGATCCGCAGTATGATGATGGCCAGCTGCGCGGTGGACCACAGGATACTCGACGGAGCACCCGCCGGTCAGTTCCTCGCTGCACTCAAGTCAACTCTGGAGCGTCCCTTCTTCATGAGCATCTGA